Genomic segment of Myxococcus stipitatus:
CCTCTACACCACGCACGCGGTGCAGTACGCGGATGAGGTCGGAGGCACGGTGGACGCGTTCCACGCGGCCTTCAAGGCCGCCGCCAGCAGCCCCGCGGCCGAGACTCCCTGAGGCGGCGAGCCCCTCAGCGCACGGGCAGCAGGGCCGTGTAGCGGCCGAGCGTGTCCGTCACGGACTGGGCCAGCAGCACGGAGGCCGGCCGGCCCTCGACGTTCACCACCCGATAGAAGCGGATGGACGCGAAGGGCATGCCCGGCGGGACACCGGGCTCCCGGCCCCTGAGCGCCACGCGACCGCGCAAGGTTCGCCCGCGCTGGAGACCGAAGGACTGCACCGTCTGCTCCGTCGAGTCATCGCCAGGAAGCATCGAGATGAAGCGGCTCACGCGCGGCAGGTTCTCCCCCGGCACCACGTCCAGGCGATAGAGCGCGGGATCCAACCGCAGGACGTACTCGCCGGAGCCATCGGTGAGGGTCTCCGAGGCGAGGTTGGGCGGCAGCAGACGTCCCGGGATGGCCTCCACGGGCTCCGCGCTCAACCGCACACCCGCGGCGGGGGTGATGCCATCCTGTTGGAAGAGCCGCCCCCGGGCCACGCGCCGATTCACGCAGACGACGTCGGACAACACCGTGTCGGAGCGAGCCACCACGGCGGGCGCCACGGTGAGCCCCGCGGTGGAAGAGGCCGGCGGGACCACGACGAGCTGGAGGGGCGCCTCGTTGGGGCTGGGCAGGGAGCGCAGCTCGAAGCGGCCCTCGGGGCCCGTCTTCGCCACGGGGCTCTGGAAGGTGCCTCCGCCGCTCACGCGCCCTCGAATGGACACGCGTGCTCCGGCCACGGGCTTGCCGTCCAGGGCCACCACGCGCCCCGAGACACGCACGGGCGTCCCGAAGTCGCCCAGCTCCAGCGGCGCGGGGAGCGGCGCGCGCGGGTCCACGGTGAAGGTCTGCTGCGGCAGGAGCGAGCCCTCACCCGCGGCCGACACCCGTACCAGCACCGTGTTCATGTGCGCGGCCTCGGGGGCCAGTGACAGGGAGAAGGCTCCCGTCGCGCGGCTGACGGGGCGCCGCTGGGAGAGCGGAGCCAGCGTGGCGTCGAGCGCCTCCACCATCAGGTCTTCGTCCAGCGGGGCGCCCCCAGGGCGCGTCACCTGGCCCTGCATCGGCACGACGGCGCTCGCGGGGGGGAGGCTCCACTGCATGGAAACGGCTTCCCCGGGCGACACGGTGCCCAGGGTCGTCTGGGGCGGCACGGTCGGGTCCTCGGCGAGCAGCGTGACGGCGTACTGGCCCGTGGCGGCCACGGGCATCGTCCACTTCCCGTTGTCGGGCACCACCACCGCCTCGTGGTAGCGCATGACGCCGGGGATGAGGGCGCTGGTGCCCACGGCGCGCACGAAGAGGGGCTCGGAGTAGGGACGGGACGGCGCGGTGGGGGTGGTCCGCAGCGTCGTGCCGTGCAGCGAGGCCTCGTTGAACAGCTCCAGGTTGTGGTCGGCCCGGAGGCGGCCCACCGGGAAGTCCTGGGCGTACAGGCCCAGGGCGGGGTTGGGCGTCACCTCCACCACGATGTCCTGGCCCGGGTCTCCGCACCCGTCGACGAAGCACACCTCGTTGTTGGAGCAGTCCGAGTCGGAGCGGCAGACCAGCACGGGCGCTCCAGGCTCCTCGCCCAGGAGCGCGCAGCCGGTGCTCCACGACAGTGCGAGCGTCAGGAGGACCCGGGGGAGGGCGCCGCTCATCGGCAGTTCCCGGGGACGGTGTTCACCACCCATGCGTAGCTGACGACGAAGCCGGGGTCGATGATGGTGCCGCCGTCCGGCAGGTTCACCACGCGGGACTCGGGCTGGCGCTCGGTGAGCTCCGCGTCGCTCACCAGGGCCTCCACCAGGTGCTGGCCGGGCGTGCTCAGCTCCGAGTTCGCGGAGGCGAGGTTGATGCGCAGCGTGCCCCGGTCCGGCCGGCGCGCCTCACCGTTGTTGGTGAGGGGAATCTCCCGGTACGGCCCGCGGGGGTCCTGCGGGTTGTAGTCGATGAACCAGTGGACCTTGATGCGGTCATCCACGTCCGGGTCCTCGA
This window contains:
- a CDS encoding carboxypeptidase regulatory-like domain-containing protein; the encoded protein is MSGALPRVLLTLALSWSTGCALLGEEPGAPVLVCRSDSDCSNNEVCFVDGCGDPGQDIVVEVTPNPALGLYAQDFPVGRLRADHNLELFNEASLHGTTLRTTPTAPSRPYSEPLFVRAVGTSALIPGVMRYHEAVVVPDNGKWTMPVAATGQYAVTLLAEDPTVPPQTTLGTVSPGEAVSMQWSLPPASAVVPMQGQVTRPGGAPLDEDLMVEALDATLAPLSQRRPVSRATGAFSLSLAPEAAHMNTVLVRVSAAGEGSLLPQQTFTVDPRAPLPAPLELGDFGTPVRVSGRVVALDGKPVAGARVSIRGRVSGGGTFQSPVAKTGPEGRFELRSLPSPNEAPLQLVVVPPASSTAGLTVAPAVVARSDTVLSDVVCVNRRVARGRLFQQDGITPAAGVRLSAEPVEAIPGRLLPPNLASETLTDGSGEYVLRLDPALYRLDVVPGENLPRVSRFISMLPGDDSTEQTVQSFGLQRGRTLRGRVALRGREPGVPPGMPFASIRFYRVVNVEGRPASVLLAQSVTDTLGRYTALLPVR